The Toxotes jaculatrix isolate fToxJac2 chromosome 14, fToxJac2.pri, whole genome shotgun sequence genome window below encodes:
- the rab2a gene encoding ras-related protein Rab-2A, with product MAYAYLFKYIIIGDTGVGKSCLLLQFTDKRFQPVHDLTIGVEFGARMITIDGKQIKLQIWDTAGQESFRSITRSYYRGAAGALLVYDITRRDTFNHLTTWLEDARQHSNSNMVIMLIGNKSDLESRREVKKEEGEAFAREHGLIFMETSAKTASNVEEAFINTAKEIYEKIQEGVFDINNEANGIKIGPQHPTTNSTLTGSQGGQQAGGGCC from the exons ATGGCGTATGCGTACCTCTTCAAATACATCATCATCGGAGACACGG gtgtGGGGAAGTCATGTCTATTACTACAGTTCACAGACAAGAGGTTTCAGCCAGTTCACGACCTCACCATTG GTGTGGAGTTTGGAGCGAGGATGATCACTATAGATGGCAAACAGATCAAACTGCAGATCTGGGACACG gCTGGTCAGGAGTCGTTCCGGTCCATCACCAGGTCTTACtacagaggagctgcaggagcacTGCTAGTCTATGACATCACAAG AAGGGACACATTCAACCACTTGACGACCTGGTTAGAGGATGCTCGCCAACATTCCAACTCAAATATGGTCATCATGCTCATTGGCAACAAGAG tgacCTGGAGTCAAGGAGAGaggtgaagaaagaagaaggtgaaGCATTTGCCAGAGAACACGGCCTCATATTTATGGAGACCTCAGCCAAGACTGCCTCTAATGTAGAGGAG GCTTTCATCAACACAGCCAAGGAGATCTATGAGAAGATCCAGGAGGGGGTGTTTGATATCAACAATGAG gCTAATGGTATTAAGATTGGACCCCAGCACCCTACCACCAACTCCACACTGACCGGTAGCCAGGGAGGCCAACAGGCTGGAGGGGGCTGCTGCTGA